ATCACCTTGGGCGGTTGCGCTGATGATCTATTGCTTTATTGCCCTGTGGTTTGTTGGAGGCCTCACAGGGTTTCACTCGTACCTCATTGGTACCAACCAGGTCAGTTTCACTTGCAATCATTGCTACCATCTTCTGTTATTATCTTATGCAAATTGTGAGTCAACTTATAGCAAATGCTGCGCAAATTTTGCAGACAACGTATGAGAATTTCCGGTACAGACCAAACAGCAGAACCGTGGCCTATAACCGTGGGTGTGCAAACAATTTCATGGAGGTGTTTTGCACGAAGGTTAAGCCCTCAAGGAACAACTTCAGAGCCTTTGTCGAAGAAGAACCTCCAAGAGTTGTTACTCTACCAACCATCGTCACCAATATCAACAAGCGATCAGCCGAAGCAGAGGATGAGATCGGGAGCCGGAGACAGAAAGTGGAAGACGATCTAGACATTGGGGACGATCTTATGAACTTATCACAGCGGTGTAATCCAGCAGAGGCCAGCAACGACCAACCTCATCAGACTTTGGACATTGACCAATTGGCCCTTGGGGTTGCTGATAGAGCAGCGACGATAAGGACAGAGACAAGGCATGGGAGCTGGGGAAGAAGAAGTGGGAGCTGGGATATAGCAGCAGATGTAGCTAATTCTAATGTCCGGGAGAGTTAAAGCTAATTGCAAAGGGAGGAAGATGATGATGATTGCTTTTGTTTTTAATTGCTCCAAACATTTGGGGGGTTTCTTTTAGGACAGAAGTGGGAAGATCTGATTTGGTTTTGGGGATTTGCCAATCAGTTCATGTAATCTTTGAGTGTATTATTCCCCTTACTATCTTCCTTTCGTTTCCTTAAATATGTATTGTGTTGTTTTCTTGATCTTATGAGAAGTTGTTATTATATCTGAATTGGAAACTTCAGAAAGAGAAGAATCACATTCGGTTGGAACCTCCTCCACCCTCTCGGCTGATATGTGTTATAGGTTTTAATGCATAGTAGAAGATCCTTCTCAGATATAAAGAGTGTATTGATGCATCTTTTGAAAGTTTGTTATGGGCTATTGATTGCTTGAAGAACGTCCTTCATTTCGACTCTTATCATTTTCACAAGTGAAGACCATAATCTGGTCGCTGCAGTCTCAAAATCTTTCTCTTGGCCATCCCTTAGATTTCAAACTGACAAGATTATCTTATGCTTCATGTCCTTTTGGACTGGAGTGTGCATTTCCACTCCCGTGAAGGTATTAAAGGTGCTTATCTCATTGCTGATAGTGTGATCAAAGTGGATCGGTTCCAATCTTATATTGCAAGGGGTTATCCCTTATGGTTAAGGCATATTTTTTTGTTGAGCCTTTCCTTTTTTTTGTTAGATTGGTTTTGATCCTTTGTTGTGTCACCTTTGTATCCTCCATTGATGTTTCATCCTTGTATCCTTCCTTTTCATTAATGAAAGTGTTAAAAGAAAAATATCTGAGTTGATGATATCTGGCATAACTCTCTACCTTAAAACTCATGCTGTGTAGCTCAACCAAAATCCAGTTCTATCAGTTTCTCTTACATACAGCATACAAATGTGTGACAAAAGAAATACAAATACAACCCACCTTAAGAAGGGTGTGGCACGTGCCCACGTACTGATTATATAACTTTTTGTGATCTTTAAAACCAGAAAAAAATATCTAGTTCTTTTGGCTTAAGTAGCTTTATGTGCCCCACCTAATTCAAGTTCAAAGCTTTCTTAAAACCGTCACTGCTTTTTTTTTAATAATTTTTATGTTTCCTTTTCTTTATGTTACCTAAAATTATTTTTTGTTTTCTCAAAATTTTACACACTTTTGTTACCATTTCATACAATATTTTCACTTTTTTTTCTTTTTTTTTGCTACATAAAACTATTCTTTTTTTTATAAACTTTTTTTTTCTTTTGAATACTAAATTTTCCATAATAAAAACTATAATTTATTCGAATTTCACTCTTAACACTTATTACTTTTATTTTAATTTTTCAATACTTAGATTAATAAAACTAAAAGGAATATAACTATTATATGCAGTATATAATTTATAACACTACTTAAAAAGAAGATTTAAAATTATGAAAGTTAATTATCAAAGAAATATGAAAATTATTATTTCTTTGTATGGTTCATTTAAAATAAGATGTAACATTTTAGTGACTAATGTAATTTTTTACAAAGAAATAATAAAGTCTAAACAAAGAAATAATAAAATTTAATTCGCTAAATTATTTAATGTTTTTATTATATATTTTTATTGTGCCACACGTTACATTATTTTTCAGATTTGCCCCTGACCAGGGGCAGATCCACCTTAGAAAGGAGTGTGACATGTGCCACATGCTGATTATATAACTTTCTTGTGATCTTAAAAACAGAACAAGATATCTAACTTTTTTGGCTTAAGTGGCTTCATGTGCCCCACCTAATTCAAGTTCAAAACTCCCTTAAAACCGCCTCTGTTCTCTTTTTTAATAATTTTTTTTGTTTCCTCTTCTTTTTGTTACCTAAAACTATTTTTTTTCTCAATTTTCTACACACTTTTGTTACCATTTCATACAATATTTTCCTTTTTTTTTTCTTTTTTTTGCTACATAAAACTATTCTTTCTTTCTTTATAAACTTTTTTTTAATACTAATTTTTCCATGATAAAAAATATAATTTATTTGAATTTCACTCTTAACACTTATTACTATTATTTTAATTTTTCAATAATTAGATTAATAAAACTAAAAGGAACAAAGTTTATAACTATTATATGCGGTATATAATTTAAAACATTACTTAAAAGGAAGATTTAAAATTATGAAAGTTAATTATCAAAGAAATATGAAAATTAATATTTATTTGTATGGTTCATTTAAAATAAGATGTAACACTTTAGTGACTAATGTAAACTTTTACAAAGAAATAATAAAGTTTAATTCTCTAAATTATTTAATATTTTATTGTACCACACATTATATTATTTTTTAGATCCGCCCCTGACCAGAGTCAGACCCACCATAGGAAGGGGTGTGGCATGTGCCACATACATACTGATTATATAACTTTTTGTGATCTTAAAAAAAGAACAAAATATTTAGCTCTTTTGGCTTTAACTAGCTACATGTGCTCCACCTAATTGAAGTTTGAAGCTCCCTTAAAATCATCTCTGCTCTCTTTTTTAATAATCTTTATGTTTTCTCTTTTTTTTGTTACCTAAAACTTTTTTTTTTGTTTTCTCAAATTTTTACACACTTTTGTTACCATTTCATATAATATTTTCTCTTTTTTTATGTTTTTCTTTTGTTTTTGCTACATGAAACTATTCTTTCTTTCTTTATAAACTTTTTTTTTTGAATAGTAAATTTTCCATAATAAAAACTATAATTTATTCGAATTTCACTCTTAACACTTATTACGATATTTTCATTTTTCAATACTTAGATTAATAAAACTAAAAAGAATAAAGGTTGTAACTATTATATGCAGTATATAATTTATAACATTACTTAAAAGGAAGATTTAAAATTATGAAAGTTAATTATCAAAGAAATATGATTTTTTTTTGTATGGTTCATTTAAAATAAGATGTAACACTTTAGTGACTAATGTACATTTTTACAAAGAAATAATAAGTCCAATTTGCTAAATTATTTAATATTTTAATTATATATTTTTATTGTGCCACAGATTATATTATTTTTTAGATCACCCTGACAAAGGGCGGACCTATCTGGTGTGACATGTGCCACATACTGATTATATAATTTTTTGTGATCTTAAAAACAGAAAAAAATATCTAGATCTTTTGGCTTAAGTGGCTTCATGTGCCCTACCTAATTCAAGTTCGAAGCTCCCTTAAAACTATCCATGCTCTCTTTTTTAATAATCTTTATGTTTCCTCTTCTTTTTGTTACCTAAAACTATTTTTTGTTTTTTCAATTTTCTACACATTTTTGTTACCATTTCATACAATATTTTTCCCTTCTTTTTTTTTGCTACATAAAACTATTCTTTCTTTCTTTATAGACTTTTTTGCTTTTGAATACTAAATTTTCCATGATAAAAACTATAATTTTTATTTGAATTTCACTCTAACACTTATTACTATTATTTTAATTTTTCAATACTTAGATTAGTAAAACTAAAAGGAATAAAGGTTCTAAGTATTATATGCAGTATATAATTTATAACATTACTTAAAAGGAAGATTTAAAATTATGAAAGTTAATTATCAAAGAAATATGAAAATTATTATTTCTTTGTATGGCTCATTTAAAATAAGATGCAACACTTTACTGACTAATGTAAAATTTTTAAAAAAGAAATAATGAAGTCCAATTCGTTAAATTATTTAATATTTTAATTATATATTTTAATTATATATTTTAATTATGCCACACATTATATTATTTTTTAGATCTCCCCCAGAATACAACACTGTGTAAAACAAAATAAAATAACCTTTGTTTTTCTATGATATCCCCTATATATTAAAAGAAAAGCATTTGTCACTAATGCGTTCACACTATATTCGTTCACACTATATTCGTCACGTTATAGTTTCACATCGATTTCAATTTGAGTATGCTTACGCGTCGGCCTCACAGACATTTAACAATTAATGTGTTCACATACTAATTTTTTCAACTCCACCGCAAATAATTTAATGTGTTCGCACTAATTTTTTTTTAATCATGTCATTTTTAGTTCCTACATTTTTAACATTTGTATTAGTGAATTGAAATTTTCTTCGTACAACTACTAAATAATATCATTTTAAAAGAAATAAATTACAAAATTATTAAGATTTGCATCAACTAAAATGTTGGAATGAGAATGTTTTATAAATTGAAAGTTTCGTATCTTGCCTAACTTAGCATGGTTGAGGCTTACGCACACGATGACAACAAATAATTGTGATTGATTATGAATTAAAAAAAACTAAGGTAAAAAATACCACACACAAAGTCGGATATTTAGTTTAGTCAAATATTGTTTTTCTTTACAGAGTTTTCATATCAGACAAATAATTAGAATAATAATCAAATTGCTAAAAAACAATCAGAAATCAGAAAATATTTAAAAGAAAAGAAAATTCGTGAATCGATTGAGAAATAAAATTAAGGTGCCGAGTGAAGAGTTCACATTATTTTCCACGCAAATCTAACACTTTTCACTTGATTTTATCGTGTTTTTATTATATGTACCAACAAAAATTTATAAGAAAATACACGTTATTGGTTATAGACTACGTCAATTTTGCAATATGCCCAACAATATTAACACGACGCCATCCATTTTTATTGGTATTCTTAAAGTATGGTCCAACAATTATGTATTTTAAATAAGCCTAAAATATTTGTTTTACGTTTTTTATTTTAGTAGAAGAAAGTAAGTCTGGATAAAATATATGGGTCCGAAGAACCGAACCGAACTAGATTTGAAAGTAATACTAAACACAAAATAAAACTTATTAATTACTCATATGGATCTAAAAGTTTAATATTCATACCTGAATTTGATCCAAACTAAAATATTTTGGATACCAAAAGTATCTAAATCACAATTATATACTTAAATATGTTAATTATTTTAAATTTTATATCTATTAGATGTTCAAAAATATATAAAAATTATCAACATAGTCGCACGTAAATATAAAAAATAACAGAAAATGTTCAAAATACTGAAAATATTTATTTATTCTCCATCCAAATATTTAAATTGAACCACTCCCTATGTTTTAATTTTAGTGGCTTTTAAGATTTTTGCACATAAATTAAGAAAATATAAATTTCTATACAATTTATCTTGGCTTTTAAGGTGTTTGCACATGGATTAAGAAAATACAAATTTCTATACAATTTATCTTGGTTGCATAAAAGTATCATTAAATGAAACTAATTCAACCAATAAAAAAAATATTGTATTTTGTAATTGGTAACAAAGTTCAAATGATATTATTTTTTTTTCTAGAATAACAATAACATAAATTATTTTGGAACAAAATTTATTTCTCTAAACACCACTTAAAGTGATACAGAGGGAGCAATTATTATTTAGTCTTTCATTATTCAATTTTTTATGTTTTATATTATTTGATTTTTTGATTTTGAGGATTTATGTATATTTGATTTTTTTTAAATACATAATTAAAATGGGTATCCGAACTCGAATCCGAATCGAACCCGCAATGATTCAAACCAAATTCAAACCAAAATTTATAAATATCCGAATACGATTTAAATTTTTAACTCTGAAAATCAGAAATCTGAATAGATTAACTGAATTTCGAACATATATAAGAATGTCCACCCCGAAAAAAAGATAGACAACAAATCCCTTAGTACAACGTATAATAAATAATCCAATAAACTATATCACTCTGCGCACGGTGCGGATTACTATCTAGTGTATAGTATAATGTATGTCAAATAAAACTTCAGTGAAATGTGTTAATATTTAGCTTATCATATTAGATTAGATCACTTCTTTTCTATGATCACCAAGGACCTCAACACTTGTCACGACATAGCTCAATTTTCTAAACAAAGAAAGAGGATCATAGGCGTTTTTTTCGTTGACTAAATCTATACAAACCACATACTATTAACATAGGTTCTCCAAATTTAGCAAATATAAGCAAACTTTTAGTAAAAACCTTACGCATTTTACATCAATTCTTAATATATTAGTTTCCAAGAATATCAAACGTCCCTGACCAAGCCCTAGGTGTACTTGTATATATACCCACGTCCTCAGTTTATAAAAGAAAATCAACATATAGAAAACTGAATAACAACCGGAAGAAAAAAGAGAAAAAAATAAATAAAACAAAACTTCCGACGCAAAGAAAATGGCAAAGTTCTCAGTTCTGTCCACCTTCGCCGCGGCGGCAATTACGTTGCAACTACTCCTAGTTCCAGCTTCAGCCTCTCCTCAAATGAAATACATTGACGCTATCTGCGATCGCTCCCACGACCAAGATTACTGCGTTAAAACATTGACCACCAACCCCCCTACGGCTGCTCCCATTGGCCTGGTACTCATCTTTAAACCAATGTCTCTTTGTTTGCGTTAAATCACAGAAGAAATTTGCGTTTGAATTATGGTTTAGTCAGTTTATTTGGTAGTCCGGTAACATGTAATCCGAAAATCTTCTAGCATTAGTCGAAAAACATTTTAAACAGACAATCCGACAATGTGATACCTTTTTTCCACACTGTAGCATCTAGTGTGTTTATACCGAAGCTGGCCGGATTAACTAGCCGCATATATAAAAAAAAAAGAATATCATGTTTACTTAATATGTTTCTATTGCTTCAAAAATACAACTGCATATGCTTTACGTGTGAAAGAGCTTAAATGAGAATGATCATTAGTATTGATACTAATAAAATCTCTTTATTATCTCCAGAATCCACTGGCCGAGGCCGTGATGGCGCTCACCATAGCCCACGCCGAGAAGACAGCGGCTTTCGTGGCTGAGACGGGTAAGACTGATCCAACGTTTACGGAGTACCACAAGGCCTACTTAACCGTGGTGGCTGATCTCAAGAGCGCAAACGTGAAGCTCAAGGAATCCCCTGACACTGCTCACTACGACGTTAGGTCTTCGACCGACCAGATGAAGCGCGTGGAGGGATTAGTTGCCAGCAAAAATGACCAGGCTTCAACTACTCTCAAGGAAATGACGGTGCAGATGGAGAAACTTCTTGATCTTGCAGCTAGTGCCGCCGATGCTGTGGACGATGATGATGAGAACATCCACCGTCGCGTCTGATTTTAAACCGGTCCGGTTTCGTTTTTTTTGTGTTCACAATACAAAATATAATAAATAAATGAATATACATATACACACACACAAAATGTGTTGTGATAAACTAGTAATTAAGTTTTTGAAATATTTGCAGAACTAATGTTGTCAATATTTTTGGCATATATAAAGAGTCTGCTGTATGATCTTTTTATAAAAATAAATATAAATCTGATTTGTATCAATTGTTGGAAAATCCAAAAGCGAACAAAGATTAACAAGACATCACCTGGTACAAACATATTGACTTTTGTAAGCTTTAGGAAAAACATACTGAGTTTTGGAAAACCCCACAAGAAAAAGGTCTTACAAAACACGGAACTGAAATAGAAATCTAATCGTTGGCCAAATTAAGACTTAAGAGATAAGATGAATCTCACCTAAGCTTATTGAGTAAAGTGGCAGTTGAAGCTCATCCTTGGTTGTTGTCTGGTCGATCTGGAAAATCGGCCTAAAGATTGATCTTCTTTGAAAATTGTGTTGTTTCTTTTTCAGGAAAATAAATTGTGTTGTTTCTAGCTTAGCGAATATAATTCCTAGAATTAGAAACTTTCACCTTTTTTATTCTTAGTAACATCAAGTTTTGAAGCTGTTAATACATAGTTCAAATTTATAAATTATTTATTCACGTAATTATTGAAAATTTCAATTTTCATAAATTAGTCCATCTTCTATAGATTTCGCGGTTTCTTCTAATATTTTTCTTACGAAATCAGAAAAAATTGCCTATGAACCAGACAAGGCAATATTTATTAAAATTGATTCGAACTTTCTGGATTTAATGTAAATATAAAATAAAATCTAAATCAGTTAAGGCAAATATCTGATTGTTTAGGGGTTGTTACTCAAACTAAACAGTTTCAATATGTTTAGGTCAACTGATTTTTTTTCTCTGAGTATGACTTTTTGAAATATGTTAATATTATTCATTATTCAAAAGATGTGGATTCTATAAGAAAATGGTGTGAAATCAATAGAGTTGAACCTATATGAGTTGAAAGAATCGAAAATCTTAATTAATTTAATGGAAAATGGCTATAAAGTACGGTCGAACCGCACAGTCTGTATTCTACTTACAAGGTCTATAGATGTCATGCAATTCTGCGAGATTTAATGTAGACTTTGGAGGTTCGACCGCAGAATCTACTTAGATTCAAGAATTTTTGTATCATTTAGACAATACTTAGTAATGAGATTCACATATTTGACAGAAAAAAGTATGACCTAAACTTTGTAAATATTATGAAATTCTACGTGACTTATGTTTGTGTATGTTTTCGATAAATAAAAATGCAAAAAGTGTTTTAGAAGAATCTTAAAAATTATCGTTTCTACTTTAGCACCATCTTAAAAAATATTCGCAAGATCCAATGTAGAGATTCAATTCGTATTATCAAACTGATGCAATCAATCATGTCTACATACAAGTATACAACTGAGTTTAAACGGCTAATTAAAAGAATCGCAAGCTAGCTTGTGCATACAAAAATATAATATACGAAAATTGTTATTTTCAATCTTCCTAATTTTACATTTTAGTTAGTACCAAAACTATATATCCGATACTTTAAATTGACAAGAAACCCTTGAAACTTAAAATCCTTAAAATTTTATTAAATCTCTAAAATATTATGGATAAAAAGAACCCCAATACCAGGGTAATTTGATATGTTTATATCAAACCGTTACAGCGATTAAATGAGGTCTATCTATTAATGGGGGTTGTGTCGTGATGTGAAAGAGACAAAAGAGTGAGAGGTTTCAAAGCAATGCTCAACTAGGCTGGGCATTTTAACCTGGACCCGAAGATCCGAACCGGAACCGACCCAAAAATATCCGATCTGGAACCGGACCGAAAATGTACAAGTCCCTTTTGGATCTAAATTTTTTTTACCCGAAAGAACCGGAACCGAAAAGAAACCGATCCGAATAGATCCGGACCCGAAAAGAACCGACCTAAATAGACCCGACCCGATAAAAACCGATTTGTACCCGACTTAAAAACATGTATATCTAAAACTATGATGTTTTGTGTTCTATTTTATATATATTATTTTATGATTTAGTTGAAATATCTTTTGTGGACAACATTTGTTATTATTTTTTCACATGTTTTAAGTAATATAAAGTTTTAAAATGTAAAATTTAGAGTTTTAAAATGTTTTATTTTAATTATTAATAATTTTATTTAAGCTGTTTTGTAAAATTGTAGATATATATGACAAATATTCAACTAAAATTGATGGAATTGGGTATATCATGTCATTTTCAGATCCTAAATATCCAAACCCGACCCGGACCCGATATGGACCCAAAAAATTACAGGTATTTTATGGGTATTTTAATTATAGACCCGGACCCAAGAAGAACCGACCTGAACCCGAACCAAAAATTTCTAAGTACCTATTGGGTCTAAATATTTAGGACCCTCCGGACCCAAAAAGAACCAGTCCGAACCTGACCCGAAGATCCGAACGCTCAGTCCTATGCTCGACAGAAAAAAGTGAACATAAAAGGAAAAAAGAGAGAAGACGAGTTAATGTGATCAGCGGTGAGTTTTGGTAAGATAGCGATGAGAAGGTGACAAATGTGAATTCATTCCTCTCTCTCGTCATTTTCTGCATCAAGATGGATTCCATCATGTCCATTCAAAATCATTGGTTTAATTTTTAGCATATTCCTTTTGGGATTTATTTTCGAACTACATAGCTGTATGTATTCATTTAAGATTTCCTTTTTATTTTAATTTAGTTACAATAATAAGAAGTATTAGAATCTAATCAAGGATCATGAAAATGTATTAAGAAATTGTATTCTTCACCTAGTTTCGTCTTTATGGTCACTTGATTTGGTTGAAAACCTTACTTAAGTTCACATAACTGTATAATAGTTTCTTTTATATTATGATTCATATAATCTCTTTAACCAAAGTCAGGATAAGATTAAATTTAACTCTCTTAACCGCAAAGAACTAAAGAAGCTACAAATATGTTACTTAAGATGTAGCAACTGCTAGCTCGAATATTCTAATTGACATGGGATTAAGGCAATGCAGAATGAACTTGTCCATATGTTCGGATATTCATCTAGTACGTACTAATAAAGTGATATTCATATAGTATTATTAAAGTGGCAAGAGCTTATATATTGATTACCAAAGTTGGTTTGGTTTACAAAGACTCAAACAGCTTAACAGTCTAAGACACTATAGGGTAAAATTACTTGGTATACAACTAGCAACTTAGGCTAGAAAACACCTTACTTTGAGTACACTGAATATCAGTTGCATCATAAGTAACTTTTATCAACTTAACCATTCGAACAAAAGTTGAATATATCACAATGCCTCCTAAACGGCTAAACCGTCCCAAAGTAGCAGATTAATTAATTATCTAAAAGAAAAAATCATGTCCGGAAGTACAAGTACTTACAAAAAAAAAAGTCATTACCGACAACAACAAAAAAAGAAGCAATGATGATCTCTTGTGCTTAAATCATACAAGAAAATTTAGGGTTTCTTACCAAGAGAGTTCTTGTTGTTATGCATCCAAATCTTAAGCACTTGTCTCCTAACACCAGTTTCCGCACAGAACTGCTCAACCGCCGCGTCATCATGCTTCTGAATTCTCCACCCCAACCTCTCCGCGAAGGCTAACATCTTCTCCTTCTGCTCCGCCGTGAACTTCGTTCTAAACCTCTTAGCCCTGGTTCCGCCGCTGCTGCTCGGATTTGACGTATCCTCCTCGTCCCCAGAGGCCGCAGTAGGCCTGTAAGGCTGCCCTGCCGCCGCCGGAGACGTTAGATGAAGGTATCCTGGCGGCGGCAGCTGAGGAGGACGGTTGTAGTACGTTGGAGCCCTGTAGGCCCTGCCGCTCATGATTTCGGTTTCCTTCCGGTGGAAGTTGCGGTGGCAGCCGCAAGCTGCACACTTGAGAGCGTCGAGTGAACCATCTTCACCTGAAGGCATGAACTCGCAGCAGCCGTCCACGGCGTGGCCGCCGATGTTAACGGCATGATTCTTTAAGCACTCTCTGTACCTTATCTTCGACCCTCCAACACTTTTTCTACTTCCTCCGCCACCACCTCCGCTTGAGGTTGCTCCCTCGCCGCTCAGAGAGTCGTAACCTCCGGCGGGGTTAACACCTGACATCTCCATTTCTTCTTCTTGCTCCTCAAAGTTCATTTTTCTTTTCTCTCTCTCTATCCCTCTTTATTTTTTAATCCTTCAACGTCACAAGAGACATCTGTACAGTTAAATTGTATACTTAAAAAACTATTCTGGGGACCAATAATTCATGAGGGTTAAGAGTACAAATAATGAAAAAGCATAGTTATAATATATGTATATAATTTAATCTAAGTGAAAAGATGAAACTATGAAGATAAGAGAGAGACGATGAGAGTGTGGTCAACAATTCGCAAGCCTGCCGCTTGGTAAAAATTAGCCTCAACTTTTTAAGTTTTTATTTTGTTTTAGCATATTTGTCAAGTATATATATAGTTTCATAAAATAAATAAAATAATGGGTTTACTGAAAGTACAGTTTATATCATAAATAAACAAAAGTTTGTTCTGTTGTTAGATTAATTTAACTATATAAGTGGTGGGTTTGAGATTTATTAGTGATTAAAAGGGCGCTTAGGGTTTTTGTTCACGGTACGTGCGACTCTGGGGACTTTAATCATGCTATAAAAAGGATCGATGTATAGAACTGTGGTCTAAGTAAAAGTATCTTTGGGAACTTACTCCAATCGCAGCAAAATGGCATGACTGCATGAGACGTAGAGATAACGTGTCAAG
This sequence is a window from Brassica oleracea var. oleracea cultivar TO1000 chromosome C1, BOL, whole genome shotgun sequence. Protein-coding genes within it:
- the LOC106296340 gene encoding uncharacterized protein LOC106296340, producing MAKFSVLSTFAAAAITLQLLLVPASASPQMKYIDAICDRSHDQDYCVKTLTTNPPTAAPIGLNPLAEAVMALTIAHAEKTAAFVAETGKTDPTFTEYHKAYLTVVADLKSANVKLKESPDTAHYDVRSSTDQMKRVEGLVASKNDQASTTLKEMTVQMEKLLDLAASAADAVDDDDENIHRRV
- the LOC106344851 gene encoding zinc-finger homeodomain protein 2, with the translated sequence MNFEEQEEEMEMSGVNPAGGYDSLSGEGATSSGGGGGGSRKSVGGSKIRYRECLKNHAVNIGGHAVDGCCEFMPSGEDGSLDALKCAACGCHRNFHRKETEIMSGRAYRAPTYYNRPPQLPPPGYLHLTSPAAAGQPYRPTAASGDEEDTSNPSSSGGTRAKRFRTKFTAEQKEKMLAFAERLGWRIQKHDDAAVEQFCAETGVRRQVLKIWMHNNKNSLGKKP